In one window of Amblyomma americanum isolate KBUSLIRL-KWMA chromosome 9, ASM5285725v1, whole genome shotgun sequence DNA:
- the LOC144105699 gene encoding uncharacterized protein LOC144105699 isoform X1, whose protein sequence is MAAAKDAIFTTDKEMPPPPYHEPREMPPPYPDLKEIPPPYAQYVPTASTNSRFAGVSHSASTTQQQGAGKPDDRRWTLFRVVKVLLPACLVIAGIIVAVLFLLRVVKEKEYPAPPEVANLTLVAVAGDSMTVTWERPEGRFDYYWIEVTDTDGGSGGDEPHRVGSCANGTIIHPDQTRVTCGHLKACTNVSISVRTHITGPPERTSTAVVLPGIFISGKDPDSPTNITVLEGTPSQSKLVWDPPTAVSGFLGGYTVKVCDAFGSCAAEADVSGCREFNTPVPSLEFETTVDTPYCVLVAANANCGADVLSSRPASAEVRTPSFAPGDFELWGTATGPRSVEIVASVPEIKNGALDRCYGTLRGAGIERKFTCDDHGGKSSIITIARLLPGTKYECTVTFANVFDGREMATSKSISVKTPNEPVEQDWSRDKWQPLSHDRPYSAAGVATLPAPAVLILWAATVLALWRLHWVEK, encoded by the exons ATGGCTGCCGCAAAGGATGCCATCTTTACCACTGACAAGGAAATGCCGCCGCCTCCGTACCATGAGCCGAGGGAAATGCCCCCGCCGTACCCCGACCTGAAGGAGATACCCCCGCCGTACGCCCAGTACGTCCCCACAGCATCTACCAACAGCAGGTTCGCTGGCGTCTCCCATTCCGCTTCAACGACGCAGCAGCAGGGGGCTGGCAAACCTGACGACCGTCGGTGGACTCTGTTCAGAGTTGTGAAGGTTCTTTTGCCCGCTTGTTTGGTTATCGCTGGCATTATCGTGGCTGTGCTCTTCCTTCTGCGTGTTGTGAAG GAGAAAGAGTACCCTG CTCCTCCGGAAGTGGCCAATCTGACCCTGGTAGCAGTCGCGGGCGACTCGATGACTGTGACTTGGGAACGACCGGAGGGCCGCTTCGACTACTACTGGATCGAGGTCACCGACACGGATGGCGGAAGCGGTGGTGACGAGCCGCACCGCGTGGGCTCGTGCGCGAACGGCACCATCATTCATCCGGACCAGACGCGAGTGACCTGTGGACACCTTAAGGCCTGCACCAACGTCAGCATCAGTGTGCGGACGCACATCACTGGACCACCAGAGCGCACATCGACGGCAGTAGTGCTCCCAGGCATCTTTATCTCCGGAAAAG ATCCGGATTCACCGACAAACATCACAGTGTTGGAGGGAACACCTTCGCAGTCCAAACTTGTTTGGGACCCACCGACAGCCGTGTCTGGATTCCTGGGCGGATACACGGTAAAGGTCTGCGATGCATTTGGCTCCTGTGCTGCTGAAGCAGACGTGAGCGGCTGTAGAGAGTTCAACACACCAGTGCCATCGCTTGAGTTTGAAACCACCGTCGACACGCCGTACTGTGTCCTAGTTGCAGCCAACGCCAACTGCGGCGCCGATGTTCTCTCCAGTCGCCCGGCTTCTGCTGAAGTCAGAACGCCATCTTTCG CTCCAGGAGACTTTGAACTATGGGGCACAGCAACTGGGCCCAGGTCGGTGGAAATAGTGGCCTCTGTGCCGGAAATCAAGAACGGCGCTCTGGACCGCTGCTACGGAACACTTCGTGGTGCCGGAATAGAGCGAAAGTTCACATGCGACGACCATGGCGGGAAGTCGTCGATAATCACGATTGCACGACTGCTTCCGGGAACAAAGTACGAGTGCACCGTCACTTTCGCCAATGTGTTCGACGGTCGAGAAATGGCCACTTCGAAATCGATCTCCGTCAAAACACCGAATG AACCTGTGGAACAAGATTGGAGCCGTGACAAGTGGCAGCCACTCTCGCATGACCGCCCGTACTCCGCTGCTGGCGTGGCTACCCTCCCGGCTCCAGCGGTGCTTATTCTTTGGGCGGCGACGGTCTTAGCTCTTTGGCGGCTGCATTGGGTGGAAAAGTGA